A stretch of DNA from Tsuneonella amylolytica:
ATCGGGCTTGATGGCCTTTGCGACCATATCGGGTTTCTGGGGATGGACGCGCGGATCGACGGTCTGGCCGTAATAGCTGTAAGGCCAGCCGTAGAACCCGCCTTCGCGCACCGATGTGAGGTAATCGGGCACGAGTTCGGGGCCCAGTTCGTCACGCTCGTTGACGACCGACCACAGGCGATTGCCCCATGGATCGAACGCAAGCGCGGTGGGGTTGCGGATGCCGCTGGCGAAGATGCGGCTCGAGCCGTCGGCAGGATCGACCTCCCAAATGACCGCGCGATCCTCTTCGGCATCCATCCCGCGTTCGCCCACGTTGCTGTTGGAGCCGATGCCGACGTAGAGCCGGCTGCCATCGGGGCTGGCGGTCAGCGCCTTGGTCCAGTGATGGTTGATCTTCGCAGGGAGGTCGGTGACCTTTTCGCCCGGCGCGGTGATGGCGGTCGCACCCTCGGTATAGGGGAAACGCATTAGGTCCCCCTGGTTGGCGACGTAGATTGCCCCGTTCACGAACGCAAGGCCGTAAGGCGCGTCGAGGCCCGATATGAAAGTGGTCTGGAGATCGGTCCGCCCGTCGCCATCGCTGTCGCGCAGCAGGGTGATGCGATCGCCGCCCTTGACCGGGCTCTTGCCTCGGCTCTTCAGGAAACCCGCGACGATGTCCTTCGGCCGCACCTTGGGCGCGTGGCCGCCAGACCCTTCGGCCACCAGCACGTCGCCGTTGGGCAGCACGAGCATCTGACGGGGGATCTTGAGGTCCTGTGCGATGGGGGTGACTGTGTACCCTTGCGGAACCGTCGGCAGTTCGCCGTTCCAGCCGGTCGGCGGCGCGATGGCGATTGCGGGTATCAGGCTGTCGGCCTGCTTCGGCAGGGTGGGCGACTGGCCGGTCTGGTCGAGCCCCCGGGACGACGGCGAACAGGCTGCGACGAGAGCGATCAGCGGCAGGGCCGCGAGCGACAGGCGGTTCATGTGCGGGTCTCCCGAACTGTGGTTCCGGAATGGAGCAGGAAGGCTGCCACGATGGCGAGGATGGCGCAGACGGCCGACATGACAACACCCGCCGTACCGACCGACGCCCACCCGTCCTTGGAATGCTGGAAGGCGTTGATCACCCCGACCACGAACATCACCGCCACGACGACGAGGTACAATGAGCCCCTCCCCCGGGCCCGGCGTGCTTTACCGAAGAAAAACGACACGAGCGCCCATGCCAGCAGCAATCCCGCGAACAGATCGGCACCGGCTATCAGCCACTGCGAAAAGTTGGTCCACTGGATCACCGACGTACGCAGATACGTGATGTCGGAAATCAGTGCCGCGGGATACAGGGCGACGGGGAAAGCGAGAAGGATCGCGTGGATCGGGCTGGCAAGCGAGGCGGATTTCGCTCCGGGGTCTGGCATCGGAAACTCCGGTTGAGTGAGTACCTACGCAATGAACCCGCGAAGAGCCGGAAAGGTCCGCGCGCGGACGTCAGCCGACCGCGGCGGGAATACTGCCGAAGATTACAGCGACGGCCGCAATGCCGACGGACGAGGCG
This window harbors:
- a CDS encoding DUF2231 domain-containing protein — encoded protein: MPDPGAKSASLASPIHAILLAFPVALYPAALISDITYLRTSVIQWTNFSQWLIAGADLFAGLLLAWALVSFFFGKARRARGRGSLYLVVVAVMFVVGVINAFQHSKDGWASVGTAGVVMSAVCAILAIVAAFLLHSGTTVRETRT
- a CDS encoding PQQ-dependent sugar dehydrogenase, whose protein sequence is MNRLSLAALPLIALVAACSPSSRGLDQTGQSPTLPKQADSLIPAIAIAPPTGWNGELPTVPQGYTVTPIAQDLKIPRQMLVLPNGDVLVAEGSGGHAPKVRPKDIVAGFLKSRGKSPVKGGDRITLLRDSDGDGRTDLQTTFISGLDAPYGLAFVNGAIYVANQGDLMRFPYTEGATAITAPGEKVTDLPAKINHHWTKALTASPDGSRLYVGIGSNSNVGERGMDAEEDRAVIWEVDPADGSSRIFASGIRNPTALAFDPWGNRLWSVVNERDELGPELVPDYLTSVREGGFYGWPYSYYGQTVDPRVHPQKPDMVAKAIKPDYALGSHVAALGLTFTNDGGMGGQFAEGAFVGEHGSWNRNDRSGYKVVFVPFRGGRPAGDPVDFLTGFLKDGEARGRPVGVLYDAPRGRLLVADDVSNTVWSITRANRAGPAPQASARPAPQAR